From a single Acidobacteriota bacterium genomic region:
- a CDS encoding nucleoside deaminase — translation EKDFTAHAELKAIQEACRNLGTSDLDGCELYTTAEPCFMCSFVIRSAHLSRVVMGKAVPHIGGVSSKHPILIDAGIPNWPQPPVVVTGVLEKECNELYIH, via the coding sequence CGAAAAAGATTTCACCGCGCATGCCGAGCTCAAAGCTATCCAGGAGGCCTGTCGCAATTTAGGGACGTCCGACCTCGATGGCTGCGAGTTGTATACCACTGCGGAGCCCTGCTTCATGTGCTCGTTCGTGATTCGCAGCGCCCATCTTTCCAGGGTAGTCATGGGAAAGGCCGTGCCGCACATTGGCGGTGTCAGCTCCAAGCATCCCATTCTGATTGATGCTGGTATTCCCAACTGGCCGCAGCCTCCGGTGGTGGTGACAGGCGTGCTCGAAAAGGAATGTAATGAGTTGTACATTCATTAG
- a CDS encoding PAS domain S-box protein, which produces MNVRASPVESQELLNSLPDGVVVTDAEGSITFVSDQALEIFGFPREELLGHSVEILVPDAFRETHRKYRETYLWNAKARPTDAMELQARRKDGSLFPVEMSLAAYRTPDGLRIITAIRDISRRKQMEEALHRSEERYRRLIEEVKDYAIFMLDPEGRVMTWNEGARQMRGHRVEEILGRHVSVFFTPEDIKVGRPEEELREAAEKGRFETEGWRVRKDGSRFWSHVVLTALRDQNHQLLGFTKIARDITERKRASEAVLLEISNRLISHLNLEDLLNAIAASLRQIKEYDYAGLALYDPAIQKLRVYALPLASHKNLIHEELLLSMENSPAGWAIKARRPLVLNRVHEDGRPFEIPANLIKQGVLSACRIPLIHRDRVLGTLNLASLQEGAFSDEEVSLLGQIANQIALALRNAISFRQLSELKEKLADEKQYLEAEIRSRSNFGEIVGQSAALKQVLEQVETVAPTDSTVLILGETGTGKELIARAIHGLSRRREEAFITVNCSALPAGLLESELFGHEKGAFTGSTSRKIGRLELAHRGTLFLDEVGDIPLDLQPKLLRALQERQFERLGSSQTINVDVRLLAATNRDLEMMVDGGRFRSDLYYRLNVFPIMLPPLRERAGDISLLARYFLEKYSRRMGKKIDSISSEVLHGLSRYSWPGNIRELEHYIERAVILTTGPLLQVPPLESKFKKKSKPASANTLADAEREHILRILRETNGIVGGPRGAAARLGLKRTTLASKMQRLGISRNSV; this is translated from the coding sequence ATGAACGTGAGAGCCAGTCCTGTCGAATCTCAGGAACTTCTGAATTCACTTCCTGACGGCGTGGTGGTGACCGATGCCGAAGGAAGCATTACCTTCGTGAGCGACCAGGCCCTCGAGATATTCGGCTTCCCGCGCGAAGAATTGCTGGGCCATTCAGTCGAGATTCTCGTTCCGGACGCCTTTCGCGAGACGCACCGCAAATATCGGGAAACCTATCTCTGGAATGCTAAAGCCCGTCCTACGGATGCCATGGAACTCCAGGCCAGGCGCAAAGACGGCAGCCTTTTTCCTGTAGAGATGAGTCTGGCCGCCTACCGTACCCCGGACGGCCTCCGTATTATCACCGCCATCCGAGATATCAGCCGACGCAAACAGATGGAAGAAGCTCTTCACCGAAGCGAAGAGCGCTACCGTCGTCTGATCGAAGAGGTGAAAGATTACGCCATTTTCATGCTGGATCCGGAAGGCAGGGTGATGACCTGGAACGAAGGTGCGCGGCAAATGCGAGGACATCGCGTCGAGGAAATCCTTGGGCGCCATGTTTCCGTGTTTTTTACGCCGGAAGATATCAAAGTCGGCAGGCCCGAAGAAGAGCTGAGGGAAGCGGCAGAAAAAGGGCGATTCGAGACGGAGGGCTGGCGTGTGCGCAAAGACGGCTCGCGCTTCTGGTCGCACGTCGTGCTGACCGCGCTTCGCGATCAAAACCATCAGCTGCTGGGATTCACCAAGATTGCGCGCGACATTACGGAGCGCAAGCGAGCTTCCGAAGCCGTTTTGCTCGAAATCAGCAACCGCCTGATTTCTCATTTGAATCTCGAGGATCTGCTAAACGCCATCGCGGCGTCTCTCCGGCAAATCAAAGAGTATGATTACGCGGGTCTCGCGCTCTATGATCCCGCCATCCAGAAGCTGCGGGTTTACGCTTTGCCTTTGGCTTCGCACAAGAATCTGATTCACGAAGAACTCTTGCTCTCGATGGAAAACTCGCCCGCTGGCTGGGCGATCAAAGCCCGCCGTCCGCTCGTTCTGAACCGCGTGCATGAAGACGGCAGGCCTTTTGAAATTCCCGCGAACCTTATCAAGCAGGGAGTGCTATCGGCGTGCCGCATTCCCTTGATCCATCGAGACCGGGTTTTAGGCACGTTGAACCTTGCAAGCCTCCAGGAGGGTGCTTTTTCCGATGAAGAAGTGAGCCTCCTAGGCCAGATAGCGAACCAGATCGCGCTGGCGCTGCGCAACGCGATCTCTTTCCGCCAGCTTTCCGAATTGAAAGAGAAATTGGCGGACGAGAAGCAGTACCTGGAAGCCGAAATCCGCAGCCGGTCGAATTTTGGTGAGATCGTTGGCCAGAGTGCGGCGCTCAAGCAGGTGCTCGAGCAGGTCGAAACGGTGGCTCCCACCGATTCGACGGTTCTAATTCTGGGGGAGACCGGGACCGGCAAAGAGCTGATTGCCCGGGCCATTCATGGGCTAAGCCGCCGGCGCGAGGAAGCATTCATTACCGTCAATTGTTCCGCGCTGCCCGCAGGACTTCTCGAAAGTGAGCTTTTCGGGCATGAAAAAGGTGCTTTCACGGGATCCACATCGCGCAAGATCGGGCGCCTGGAGCTGGCGCATCGTGGAACACTTTTCCTGGATGAAGTTGGGGATATTCCTTTGGATCTTCAGCCGAAGCTCCTGCGAGCCTTGCAGGAAAGGCAGTTTGAAAGGCTAGGCAGCTCCCAGACCATCAATGTGGATGTGCGCCTGCTTGCCGCTACTAACCGTGATTTGGAAATGATGGTGGATGGGGGGCGCTTCCGTAGCGATCTCTACTACCGGTTGAATGTTTTTCCCATTATGTTGCCTCCATTGCGAGAGCGCGCGGGAGACATTTCGCTTCTGGCCCGGTATTTCCTGGAAAAATACAGCCGCCGCATGGGCAAGAAAATCGACTCGATCTCTTCCGAAGTTCTGCACGGCCTTTCCCGGTATTCGTGGCCTGGCAACATCCGTGAATTGGAACACTACATCGAGCGTGCCGTCATTCTGACCACCGGCCCACTCCTGCAAGTGCCGCCCCTGGAATCCAAATTCAAGAAGAAGTCGAAGCCGGCATCCGCCAACACGCTCGCTGACGCGGAGCGCGAGCACATCCTGCGCATTCTGCGCGAAACCAACGGCATTGTCGGCGGTCCGCGCGGCGCTGCCGCCCGTCTGGGCTTGAAGCGGACAACCCTTGCTTCGAAGATGCAGCGGCTCGGAATCTCGCGAAACAGCGTCTGA
- a CDS encoding DUF488 family protein, producing the protein MITLKRVYDTEGCVGGKCFLVERLWPRGIRKGTLQLDGWLKDVAPSHELRRWFSHDPAKWEEFRHRYFAELKAKPEAWKPLAQAARQGNVTLVYSSHDSIHNNAVALKQYLETEMAFETKAA; encoded by the coding sequence ATGATCACGCTAAAAAGAGTTTATGACACGGAAGGGTGTGTTGGGGGTAAATGTTTCCTGGTAGAGCGGCTTTGGCCGCGGGGCATCAGGAAGGGAACCCTGCAACTTGATGGTTGGTTGAAAGACGTCGCTCCCAGTCATGAGTTGCGTCGATGGTTCAGTCATGATCCGGCCAAGTGGGAGGAGTTTCGGCATCGCTACTTCGCCGAACTTAAGGCCAAGCCGGAAGCCTGGAAACCACTGGCCCAGGCGGCTCGCCAGGGCAACGTGACGCTGGTTTACAGTTCCCATGACTCTATTCACAATAACGCTGTGGCGCTCAAGCAGTACCTCGAAACCGAAATGGCCTTCGAAACCAAAGCGGCGTGA
- a CDS encoding FAD-dependent oxidoreductase: MAFRFKRPAGWGFKAGQFVDISLLNPPETDAEGNVRGLSLASSPSEATLMVATRMRDTAFKRVLGVALPGVEVKIEGPFGDFKLHQDSQRPAVMFAGGIGITPFRSIILDVSERRLRHHIVLFYFNRRPEDAPFLDELKQIESRNSNYRFIPIMTQPDRSRRHWSGEIGHLSQAMLERYLKWLSNPVYYIAGPAPMVKGIRGVLNLAGIDDDDIRMEEFAGY; encoded by the coding sequence ATGGCGTTCAGGTTTAAACGGCCTGCCGGCTGGGGCTTTAAAGCCGGCCAGTTCGTGGATATATCGCTGCTGAATCCTCCCGAAACCGACGCTGAGGGCAACGTGCGGGGTCTTTCCCTCGCCAGTTCGCCAAGCGAGGCAACTCTTATGGTGGCGACTCGAATGCGTGATACGGCGTTCAAGCGCGTGTTGGGAGTTGCCCTCCCGGGAGTTGAAGTCAAGATCGAAGGACCTTTCGGCGATTTCAAGCTCCATCAGGATAGTCAGCGGCCTGCGGTGATGTTTGCGGGAGGAATTGGGATTACGCCTTTTCGGAGCATAATCCTTGATGTAAGTGAGCGTAGGCTGAGGCATCACATCGTTCTTTTTTACTTCAACCGGCGTCCCGAAGACGCACCATTTCTTGATGAGCTCAAGCAGATTGAGAGTCGTAATTCAAATTATCGATTCATCCCCATCATGACGCAACCCGACCGCTCACGCCGGCACTGGAGCGGCGAGATCGGACATCTCAGCCAAGCCATGCTTGAAAGATACCTGAAATGGTTGAGCAACCCCGTCTACTATATTGCCGGCCCTGCGCCGATGGTGAAGGGGATAAGAGGCGTACTGAACCTGGCCGGCATCGACGATGATGATATCCGAATGGAGGAATTTGCGGGCTACTAA
- a CDS encoding ABC transporter permease subunit — MNRITSKRLRALAGGPWSLRPLRTWPRAIDLVIFATGLALLYGLIAVGRTWLGPITPRIEINRSPLALPGYTAYSLLRILVAYLLSLGFALVYGYIAAYNATAERLMIPLLDILQSIPVLSFLPGVMLAMVALFPLRQLGIELGAILLIFSGQVWNMAFSFYASLKGIPKEMRETARVYRFNALQRLREVELPSSAIGLVWNSMMSVAGGWFFLMACEMFVLGDRDFRLPGLGSYLQTAASAGDTIAIFWGVAVMVAVIVLLDQCLWRPIIAWAGKFKLEEIEGGESSKSWMLDLIRHSRLIALFQKSTLAPLIERISVHFAEARLKKAPEQQRFRGLKRWAPRVLGVALVAVVAYAVARAGMMMAGLDRAEIAEMGIGMLATFARVNIALLIGAAWTIPAGVAIGFSPRLSRVVQPLAQIAASVPATALFPIVLLVLIRLGGGLGVASVVLMLLGTQWYILFNVIAGAIAIPSDLKEAAAVFKFGPGAKWRKLILPGIFPYLITGFVTASGGAWNASIIAEYFEFKGHIFSTVGLGATISQATAAGNFDVLIASTVAMAAVVVTINRLVWRRLYALAETRYKLEI; from the coding sequence ATGAATCGCATCACCAGCAAACGCTTGAGGGCCCTGGCGGGCGGACCCTGGTCGTTGCGGCCATTACGCACCTGGCCGCGAGCGATCGACCTTGTGATCTTTGCGACTGGCCTGGCGCTTCTCTACGGCCTGATTGCGGTCGGGCGCACCTGGCTTGGTCCGATCACGCCCAGGATAGAAATCAACCGGAGCCCACTAGCGCTACCCGGCTATACTGCCTACTCGCTGCTCCGCATCCTGGTTGCCTACCTGCTTAGCCTCGGCTTTGCTCTCGTTTACGGTTACATCGCCGCGTACAATGCCACGGCGGAGCGCCTCATGATTCCGTTGCTGGACATTCTGCAATCGATCCCCGTCCTCAGCTTTCTACCCGGTGTCATGCTCGCAATGGTAGCGCTGTTCCCTTTGCGGCAGCTCGGAATTGAGCTCGGAGCTATTCTCCTCATCTTTAGCGGCCAGGTCTGGAATATGGCGTTTAGCTTTTACGCTTCGCTGAAAGGTATTCCCAAAGAGATGCGCGAAACCGCGCGGGTTTACCGTTTCAATGCGTTGCAGCGCCTCCGGGAGGTCGAACTGCCTTCCTCGGCTATCGGTTTAGTGTGGAATTCCATGATGTCTGTCGCCGGTGGCTGGTTTTTTCTGATGGCGTGCGAGATGTTCGTGCTCGGTGACCGTGATTTTCGCCTGCCGGGGCTCGGTTCCTACCTCCAGACCGCGGCCAGCGCCGGCGATACGATAGCGATCTTCTGGGGCGTCGCAGTCATGGTGGCTGTCATCGTTCTGCTCGATCAATGTCTGTGGAGGCCGATAATCGCTTGGGCTGGAAAATTCAAGTTGGAGGAGATCGAGGGCGGCGAATCATCCAAATCATGGATGCTGGACTTGATTCGCCACTCGCGGCTCATTGCCCTCTTTCAAAAGAGCACCCTTGCCCCGCTTATTGAACGTATTTCGGTGCATTTCGCCGAAGCACGGCTAAAAAAGGCACCAGAACAGCAACGCTTCCGCGGTCTGAAGAGGTGGGCGCCTCGAGTGCTTGGCGTAGCGCTCGTGGCAGTCGTGGCTTACGCAGTCGCCCGTGCCGGCATGATGATGGCCGGTCTTGACCGGGCGGAGATTGCGGAAATGGGAATTGGAATGCTGGCCACGTTTGCCCGTGTGAATATTGCGCTGCTGATCGGCGCAGCGTGGACGATCCCCGCCGGAGTGGCCATCGGATTCAGTCCCCGGCTTTCGCGGGTTGTACAACCGCTGGCGCAGATTGCAGCTTCTGTTCCCGCCACGGCGCTGTTTCCGATTGTGCTGCTGGTGCTCATCCGGTTGGGCGGGGGGTTGGGTGTGGCCTCAGTAGTTCTCATGCTGCTGGGAACACAGTGGTACATCCTCTTCAATGTCATAGCCGGCGCCATAGCCATTCCGAGCGACCTAAAGGAGGCAGCCGCCGTGTTTAAGTTCGGACCCGGCGCCAAGTGGCGCAAGCTCATTCTTCCAGGGATTTTTCCCTACCTGATTACCGGCTTTGTCACCGCGTCCGGCGGCGCGTGGAACGCCAGCATCATCGCCGAGTATTTCGAGTTCAAAGGTCATATCTTTTCCACTGTGGGGCTCGGGGCCACAATCAGCCAGGCGACTGCCGCGGGGAATTTTGATGTACTGATTGCATCGACCGTCGCCATGGCTGCAGTGGTTGTTACCATCAATCGGCTGGTCTGGCGGAGGCTTTACGCTTTGGCGGAGACCCGGTACAAGCTGGAGATATAA
- a CDS encoding nitrate/sulfonate/bicarbonate ABC transporter ATP-binding protein produces MPDAIIEARGVEKTYIRPDGGKIEVIAATDLAIRPGAIVALLGPSGSGKSTLLRILSGLASPSAGEVLWHGKPLNGQIPNVAIVFQSFALFPWLTVLENVEAPLEARGMHAMERHKRALRVLDTVGLDGFEKAYPKELSGGMKQRVGFARALVVEPEVLFMDEPFSALDVLTAENLRGELLELWLNRKMPTNTIFIVTHNIEEAVLLADRVIVLGHNPGHIRADFPVDLPHARDRKASRFTEYVDYIYAVMTRPKEEAPPLLLRKPVGKKRYQMLPHAFPSGVSGFLELLGSSGGRDDLYHLADELNMEVDELLPTVEASALLRFASLKEGDVEITPQGKAFAEADILTRKALFREAALKYVALLRVIESTLRAKPDHSIEEKFLQDMLSEHFTEGEVWRQLDTALDWGRYAEVFDYDSESGRLSLPDSGAETRG; encoded by the coding sequence GTGCCGGACGCGATAATCGAAGCTCGTGGAGTTGAGAAGACCTATATTCGGCCTGATGGTGGCAAGATTGAAGTGATCGCGGCCACTGATCTTGCGATACGTCCCGGGGCGATTGTTGCCCTGCTGGGCCCTTCAGGGTCCGGCAAATCGACCTTATTGCGAATTCTTTCTGGCCTTGCTTCGCCTTCGGCAGGTGAGGTTCTGTGGCACGGGAAACCACTGAACGGCCAGATTCCCAACGTTGCCATCGTGTTCCAGAGCTTTGCTCTCTTCCCCTGGCTGACGGTTCTGGAGAACGTTGAAGCGCCGCTCGAAGCACGAGGCATGCATGCCATGGAACGCCACAAACGCGCTTTGCGGGTGCTGGATACAGTGGGCCTTGACGGGTTCGAGAAGGCCTACCCCAAAGAACTTTCTGGCGGTATGAAGCAGCGGGTAGGCTTTGCGCGCGCTCTCGTTGTCGAGCCGGAAGTGCTCTTCATGGATGAGCCTTTTTCAGCTCTCGATGTACTGACGGCTGAAAACCTGCGCGGCGAGCTATTGGAACTGTGGCTCAACAGGAAAATGCCTACCAACACCATTTTCATTGTCACTCACAACATTGAAGAGGCGGTCCTGCTGGCTGACCGGGTGATCGTGCTGGGGCACAATCCCGGCCACATTCGCGCTGATTTCCCGGTCGACCTGCCACATGCAAGAGATCGCAAGGCCAGCCGGTTTACTGAATACGTTGATTATATCTATGCGGTCATGACGCGGCCAAAAGAGGAAGCACCTCCACTTCTACTTCGAAAGCCGGTGGGAAAGAAAAGATACCAGATGCTGCCACACGCTTTCCCGAGCGGCGTCAGCGGATTTCTGGAACTGCTGGGTAGCAGTGGCGGACGAGACGATCTCTATCACCTTGCGGACGAACTTAACATGGAGGTCGATGAACTCTTGCCAACCGTTGAAGCCTCAGCACTCTTGCGTTTTGCTTCGCTCAAGGAAGGCGATGTGGAGATCACCCCTCAGGGCAAGGCTTTTGCTGAGGCCGATATCCTGACGCGCAAAGCGCTATTCCGTGAGGCAGCCCTAAAATACGTCGCGCTGCTTCGCGTTATCGAAAGCACCCTACGGGCGAAACCTGACCATAGCATCGAAGAGAAATTCCTTCAGGATATGCTGAGTGAGCACTTCACCGAAGGCGAAGTGTGGCGCCAACTCGACACAGCTCTGGACTGGGGCCGCTACGCCGAGGTTTTCGACTACGACTCTGAAAGCGGCCGACTTTCGCTTCCCGACAGCGGCGCCGAAACCAGGGGCTGA
- a CDS encoding DUF488 domain-containing protein, which produces MRAHQWLSRLKFIEGLLDLTCPPIPSPGGSGVSVARIKKNPFVIYTIGHSTRELPVFIKLLQSHGIKQLVDVRTIPRSRMNPQYNTETLPKALLPAGICYVHLPALGGLRRAARDSINTGWRNASFRGFADYMQGAEFEKGLDQLVKLRSASPTAIMCAEAVPWRCHRSLIADALTVRGVRVLHIVSAGPAREHTLTSFAQVKGMRIWYPKGPGESATLP; this is translated from the coding sequence ATGCGAGCGCATCAGTGGCTGTCCAGGCTAAAATTCATAGAGGGGCTATTAGACCTAACTTGTCCCCCGATTCCAAGTCCGGGAGGAAGCGGAGTAAGCGTGGCGAGAATAAAGAAGAACCCTTTCGTGATCTACACAATCGGCCATTCCACCCGCGAACTGCCCGTATTCATCAAGCTCTTGCAGAGTCATGGAATCAAACAACTTGTGGACGTTCGCACTATTCCGCGCTCTCGGATGAATCCGCAATACAACACCGAAACGCTTCCAAAAGCTCTCCTCCCCGCTGGGATCTGCTACGTTCACCTGCCCGCGCTGGGCGGGTTGCGACGTGCGGCCCGGGACTCGATCAACACGGGATGGCGGAACGCATCCTTCCGTGGATTTGCTGACTACATGCAGGGAGCAGAATTCGAGAAGGGGCTGGACCAGCTTGTAAAATTACGTTCGGCGAGCCCGACCGCTATCATGTGTGCAGAGGCTGTTCCGTGGCGCTGCCATCGGTCGTTAATTGCCGACGCGCTTACAGTGCGGGGCGTCCGCGTCTTGCACATCGTCAGCGCCGGCCCAGCCCGCGAGCACACTTTGACATCGTTCGCTCAAGTCAAGGGAATGCGAATTTGGTATCCCAAAGGCCCAGGCGAGTCGGCCACTCTTCCATAA
- a CDS encoding DUF1801 domain-containing protein, producing the protein MSSKKEMQKSKGFTAEEKAAMKERAKELKAEAGARKDRAAGESDLLAKIAEMREPDRTMANQLHAIITTSAPDLAPTTWYGMPAYAKDGKVVCFFQSAQKFKTRYATFGFSDKANLDEGAMWPTVFALKELTAAEEARISALVKKSVS; encoded by the coding sequence ATGAGCTCAAAGAAAGAAATGCAGAAGTCCAAGGGATTCACGGCGGAGGAAAAAGCCGCAATGAAGGAGCGCGCCAAAGAGCTGAAGGCGGAAGCAGGCGCCAGGAAGGACAGGGCGGCCGGGGAAAGCGATCTGTTGGCGAAGATAGCTGAAATGCGGGAGCCGGACCGCACCATGGCCAATCAGCTTCATGCCATTATCACAACCAGCGCGCCAGATCTCGCGCCGACAACCTGGTACGGGATGCCCGCGTACGCCAAGGACGGCAAGGTCGTCTGCTTCTTCCAAAGCGCACAGAAGTTTAAAACCAGGTACGCGACGTTTGGCTTCAGCGACAAGGCGAACCTCGACGAAGGCGCGATGTGGCCAACCGTCTTTGCGCTGAAGGAGTTGACTGCCGCCGAAGAAGCAAGGATCAGCGCGCTCGTGAAGAAATCGGTGAGCTGA
- a CDS encoding SDR family oxidoreductase gives MPLLDGKVAVVTGGGGSGIGHGISLVLAKHGAHVAILEIDLNAAEKVRHQIEAADGSATVIHADIRSSIDVRRAIDMVIEDRERLDIMVNNAGVGLIRAVAEASEEEFDQLAAIDLRGMWLCCKYAILHMRRQKQGSIVNIASVHSRATLPQFGIYAAMKAGVTGLTRGIAVQYGPDGIRANTVSPGLVDGKQTRDIVGKISDDVEGYLNDFVKRDQALPQLIQPEDIGNLVAFLASDHARMITGANIPVDAGMLAQLSSRQ, from the coding sequence ATGCCACTGCTCGATGGGAAAGTTGCAGTCGTGACCGGCGGTGGTGGTTCCGGGATCGGTCACGGTATATCTCTGGTGCTTGCAAAACATGGAGCGCATGTAGCGATTCTGGAAATCGACCTCAACGCGGCCGAAAAAGTACGCCATCAGATCGAGGCCGCCGATGGCAGTGCAACTGTTATTCACGCGGACATCAGGAGTTCAATTGATGTTCGCCGGGCAATCGATATGGTCATTGAAGACCGCGAGCGCCTGGACATTATGGTTAATAACGCGGGCGTTGGCTTGATCCGCGCCGTTGCTGAGGCCAGCGAGGAAGAGTTCGACCAACTGGCTGCCATCGACCTCCGCGGGATGTGGCTGTGCTGCAAGTACGCCATCCTGCACATGCGGCGGCAAAAACAGGGGTCAATTGTCAACATCGCCTCGGTGCACAGCCGCGCGACGCTGCCGCAGTTTGGAATTTACGCGGCCATGAAAGCAGGAGTAACCGGGTTGACCCGCGGGATCGCCGTCCAATACGGGCCGGACGGCATTCGGGCCAATACTGTTTCACCCGGCCTTGTTGACGGCAAGCAGACTCGTGACATCGTAGGCAAGATTTCCGATGACGTGGAAGGTTATCTTAACGATTTTGTCAAGCGCGATCAGGCATTGCCGCAATTGATCCAGCCCGAAGACATTGGAAACCTGGTAGCTTTCCTGGCTAGTGATCACGCTAGAATGATCACCGGCGCGAATATTCCCGTTGACGCCGGAATGTTGGCTCAACTCAGCAGCCGGCAGTGA